The Ahaetulla prasina isolate Xishuangbanna chromosome 4, ASM2864084v1, whole genome shotgun sequence genome has a window encoding:
- the LOC131198245 gene encoding protein NYNRIN-like: protein MVYFSSDLVDSSPNVAFMVVAEKLTYGLITPYDFVPQASAPGFAAHHPPVIVEVKPYATPVHIRQRPCSREAITAIYEIIQKFLKAGILVPIQSPWNTPILPIRKPDGVSFRPVQDLRIINDVTVTIHPAVPNPYTLLSLIPPKAKWFSVIDLKDAFFTIPIHPVSQPLFAFEWENPTTGTKLQYTWTRLPQGFKNSPTLFGTALGRDLQYYVPRQKGDTVLQYVDDVLITGQTEDLCWENTKALFVLLVECGYRASRNKAQLVKQRVRYLGYDIEHGKRSLGPERKAVLAIAEPTTRRQLRGFLGLAGFCRIWIPNFALLAAPLYASTKGGNTDEFIWTEEQSRAFKEIKRELTRAPALALPNLEKPFNLYVDTKQNIALGVLTQQLGAWQRPIAYLSKQLDGVAKGWPHCLKVLAAIAELLQDCNKLTFSCPINVHTPHAVQSVLDNKGHLWISNQRLVKYQAMMIENPHVRLHVSTRLNPATLLPIETTLEHDCLHVLDNVYSTRPDLSDIPLPNAKYNWFTDGSSYMHEGKRVAGYAIVDDSRVIESGLLGSKRSAQVAELWALIRALNRAEDETLNVWTDSKYAFLTLHAHGAVYKERGFRDSAGKFIQHGHLIQYLIDAVKKPKKVSVMHCKGHQRGDDRVALGNRAADLEARAAALRDDVTPDLSILIAQDLSVIPPTIKPSYSQAECAKAVNDLKADLKDGWYTLGDGRIYVPASAAWPLVQMSHETTHMGKTALETALGRDYYIDGLAGIVARVTTQCEVCAKVNPRQGPIIPPGTIPQSYFPMDSIMIDFTDMSRCGLYKAMLVMVDMYTGWPEAFPTKSKQAREVARLLLKEVIPRFGNPSFISSDNGPEFVHHINQALAQAVGIKWRFHSAYHPQRGATVERMNRTLKEKITKICAETHLKWPDALPLALYAVRSAPRRQHKLSPFELMYGRPPVLLRRNLAGWPDLGHKGGVWTMEMVQELNKQVTKLRNYVLEQSPPRIITQCHSFQPGDRVWVKHWKKEQLEGRWKGPYVVIMSSPLAVKIAESKSWIHWTRVKKAADQQWTVQPGGHPYNLRPRPIRK, encoded by the coding sequence CCAGTGCTCCTGGGTTTGCCGCTCACCATCCGCCAGTGATCGTGGAAGTGAAACCATACGCCACACCGGTACACATTAGGCAAAGGCCATGTTCGCGCGAAGCAATTACCGCCATTTACGAAATTATCCAGAAGTTTCTGAAGGCAGGTATCTTGGTCCCTATCCAGTCACCCTGGAACACCCCGATCTTACCCATAAGGAAACCGGATGGGGTCTCCTTTAGGCCGGTACAGGATCTTAGGATTATTAATGACGTCACAGTGACGATCCATCCGGCTGTCCCGAACCCATACACATTACTAAGCTTGATCCCACCTAAAGCCAAATGGTTTTCGGTCATAGATCTGAAGGATGCGTTTTTCACGATCCCAATACACCCCGTGAGCCAACCGTTGTTTGCATTTGAGTGGGAAAACCCGACCACGGGAACTAAACTACAATACACCTGGACACGTCTACCCCAAGGGTTCAAGAACTCACCCACCCTGTTCGGAACGGCTCTGGGAAGGGACTTACAATATTATGTACCTAGACAAAAGGGAGACACAGTGTTACAATACGTGGACGATGTGCTGATTACTGGGCAGACTGAGGACTTATGCTGGGAAAACACCAAAGCCTTGTTTGTTCTCTTGGTAGAGTGTGGATATAGGGCATCGAGGAACAAGGCCCAGTTAGTGAAGCAACGGGTGAGGTATTTAGGTTACGACATTGAACACGGAAAAAGGTCGTTAGGCCCTGAACGGAAGGCAGTGTTGGCTATAGCAGAGCCCACGACAAGGAGACAGTTGCGAGGCTTTCTGGGGCTAGCAGGCTTTTGTAGAATCTGGATCCCCAATTTCGCGTTATTAGCAGCGCCCCTCTATGCTTCTACTAAGGGGGGCAACACTGATGAGTTCATCTGGACTGAGGAACAAAGCAGAGCATTCAAGGAGATAAAAAGGGAATTGACTAGGGCTCCAGCGTTGGCACTGCCAAACCTGGAAAAACCCTTTAACCTATATGTggatacaaaacaaaacatagccTTAGGTGTTTTGACTCAGCAGTTAGGGGCGTGGCAACGGCCGATTGCGTATCTGTCAAAGCAACTTGACGGAGTGGCGAAAGGGTGGCCCCATTGTTTGAAAGTCCTAGCAGCCATAGCTGAACTGTTGCAGGATTGTAATAAATTGACGTTTTCATGCCCCATTAACGTACACACCCCACATGCGGTCCAGTCGGTGTTGGATAACAAAGGACATCTGTGGATCAGTAACCAGAGGCTAGTGAAATACCAGGCCATGATGATTGAAAACCCACACGTCAGACTTCATGTGTCCACGCGTCTCAACCCCGCAACTCTGTTACCAATTGAGACAACCCTGGAACATGACTGTCTGCATGTGTTGGATAATGTATATTCCACCAGACCAGACCTATCAGACATCCCCTTACCAAACGCAAAGTATAACTGGTTCACTGATGGGTCCAGTTACATGCATGAGGGCAAAAGAGTAGCAGGATATGCAATAGTTGATGACAGTAGAGTAATAGAAAGTGGACTGCTGGGAAGTAAGAGGAGTGCACAGGTTGCTGAACTATGGGCTCTGATACGAGCTCTGAACAGGGCGGAGGACGAAACGTTGAACGTGTGGACAGATAGCAAGTATGCCTTTTTGACGTTGCACGCCCATGGGGCAGTGTATAAGGAAAGAGGATTTAGAGATTCGGCAGGCAAATTCATTCAACATGGACACCTGATTCAGTATCTCATTGATGCAGTGAAGAAACCTAAGAAAGTGTCAGTGATGCATTGCAAGGGACATCAACGTGGTGATGATAGGGTAGCCCTTGGAAATAGAGCAGCTGATCTGGAGGCGCGGGCTGCGGCCCTTAGGGATGATGTCACCCCAGACCTGTCCATTCTTATAGCCCAGGATTTAAGTGTTATCCCACCCACTATTAAGCCCTCATACTCCCAGGCGGAATGTGCAAAGGCAGTAAACGACCTGAAAGCTGACCTCAAGGATGGCTGGTATACCCTAGGTGATGGCAGAATATACGTGCCAGCCTCAGCGGCCTGGCCTCTAGTACAAATGTCTCATGAAACTACCCATATGGGAAAGACCGCTCTTGAGACTGCGCTAGGCAGAGACTATTATATTGATGGGTTGGCTGGTATTGTAGCAAGGGTGACAACTCAATGTGAAGTATGTGCTAAAGTAAATCCTAGACAAGGTCCTATAATCCCTCCGGGAACAATTCCCCAGTCGTACTTCCCCATGGATTCCATCATGATAGACTTCACCGATATGTCTAGATGTGGCCTATACAAAGCTATGTTAGTAATGGTGGATATGTATACTGGTTGGCCAGAAGCGTTCCCGACAAAATCAAAACAAGCACGGGAGGTGGCCCGCCTGTTGTTAAAAGAGGTGATACCCCGGTTTGGCAACCCGTCCTTTATCTCTTCAGATAATGGGCCTGAGTTTGTACATCACATAAACCAGGCCTTAGCCCAAGCTGTGGGGATAAAGTGGCGATTCCATAGTGCCTATCACCCGCAAAGAGGCGCTACAGTAGAAAGAATGAATAGAACCCTAAAAGAGAAAATAACTAAAATATGTGCTGAAACACACTTAAAGTGGCCGGACGCCTTACCCTTAGCACTGTATGCAGTCAggagtgcacccagaagacaacataAGTTGTCACCTTTTGAGTTGATGTATGGTCGGCCGCCGGTGTTGCTGAGAAGAAACTTAGCTGGGTGGCCAGATTTGGGACATAAGGGGGGTGTTTGGACCATGGAAATGGTACAGGAATTAAATAAACAGGTGACAAAACTAAGGAACTATGTGTTGGAACAATCCCCACCCAGGATCATCACTCAATGTCATTCATTCCAACCTGGAGACAGGGTGTGGGTGAAGCATTGGAAAAAGGAACAGTTGGAAGGGAGATGGAAAGGGCCATATGTTGTAATCATGTCATCCCCTCTTGCTGTTAAGATTGCTGAATCGAAATCATGGATACATTGGACTAGAGTTAAGAAAGCAGCAGACCAACAATGGACTGTACAACCTGGTGGACACCCATACAATCTGAGACCGAGGCCGATCCGCAAGTAA